A stretch of the Mesorhizobium huakuii genome encodes the following:
- the sucD gene encoding succinate--CoA ligase subunit alpha yields MSILVDKNTKVLVQGLTGKTGTFHTEQALAYHGTKMVGGIHPKKGGETWTGSKGESLPIFATVAEGKEETGANASVVYVPPAGAAEAILEAIEAEIPLIICITEGIPVMDMIKVKARLDRSTSRLIGPNCPGVLTPNECKIGIMPGNIFRKGSVGVVSRSGTLTYEAVFQTTNVGLGQTTAVGIGGDPVKGTEFIDVLEMFLADDETKSIIMIGEIGGSAEEDAAQFLKDEAKRGRKKPMAGFIAGRTAPAGRTMGHAGAVISGGKGGAEDKIAAMESAGIKVSPSPARLGTTLVEAIKG; encoded by the coding sequence ATGTCCATTCTCGTCGACAAGAACACCAAGGTGCTGGTGCAGGGCCTGACCGGCAAGACCGGCACGTTCCACACCGAACAGGCGCTGGCCTATCACGGCACCAAGATGGTGGGTGGCATCCATCCCAAGAAGGGCGGCGAGACCTGGACCGGGTCGAAGGGCGAGAGCCTGCCGATTTTCGCCACCGTCGCCGAGGGCAAGGAAGAGACCGGCGCCAACGCGTCGGTCGTCTATGTGCCGCCGGCCGGTGCCGCCGAAGCGATCCTGGAAGCGATCGAGGCGGAGATACCGCTGATCATCTGCATCACCGAAGGCATTCCGGTGATGGACATGATCAAGGTCAAGGCGCGGCTCGACCGCTCGACTTCGCGACTGATTGGCCCGAACTGCCCGGGCGTGCTCACCCCCAACGAGTGCAAGATCGGCATCATGCCCGGAAACATCTTCCGCAAGGGCTCGGTCGGCGTTGTTTCGCGCTCGGGAACTCTTACCTATGAGGCCGTGTTCCAGACCACCAATGTCGGCCTCGGCCAGACCACCGCCGTCGGCATTGGCGGCGACCCGGTCAAGGGCACCGAGTTCATCGATGTGCTCGAGATGTTCCTGGCGGACGACGAGACCAAGTCGATCATCATGATCGGCGAGATCGGCGGTTCGGCCGAGGAAGACGCCGCGCAGTTCCTCAAGGACGAAGCCAAGCGTGGCCGCAAGAAGCCGATGGCCGGCTTCATCGCCGGGCGCACGGCGCCGGCCGGCCGCACCATGGGCCATGCCGGCGCGGTCATCTCCGGCGGCAAAGGCGGCGCCGAGGACAAGATCGCGGCGATGGAATCGGCCGGGATAAAAGTATCGCCCTCGCCGGCACGGCTGGGTACGACCTTGGTCGAGGCGATCAAGGGTTAA
- a CDS encoding DUF1579 family protein: protein MNAASFSSLSADHQRLQALVGAWRGEEEVADTQWADGGPATSEVLAEAQFGGLFVVQRYRQRRDGTISFGAHSVFGFDQQNAVVTMHQFDSMGFVPASPATGTWTGSELNLERSSPRGSARVTYIFDNADTYRMRLHFKPAGSDGWQDMVSGVYRRVSPSSINSL from the coding sequence ATGAACGCTGCGTCCTTCTCATCGCTTTCCGCCGATCACCAGCGCCTGCAGGCGCTGGTCGGCGCGTGGCGCGGCGAAGAAGAGGTGGCGGACACACAATGGGCCGACGGCGGCCCGGCGACTTCCGAAGTGCTGGCAGAGGCTCAGTTCGGCGGCCTGTTCGTGGTGCAACGCTATCGCCAGCGCCGCGACGGCACGATTTCCTTCGGCGCGCACAGCGTGTTCGGCTTCGACCAGCAAAATGCCGTCGTCACCATGCATCAGTTCGACTCGATGGGCTTCGTGCCGGCCTCGCCGGCCACAGGCACGTGGACCGGCAGCGAGCTCAATCTGGAGCGATCGTCGCCGCGCGGCTCCGCACGCGTGACGTATATTTTTGACAATGCCGACACCTACCGCATGCGACTGCATTTCAAACCCGCCGGCAGCGATGGCTGGCAAGACATGGTGAGCGGCGTCTACCGGCGCGTCTCGCCTTCCTCGATCAACAGTCTTTAG
- a CDS encoding cupin domain-containing protein — translation MPPRKINLVEAADAKIKKVFDPHIAGDVNDSQAKVAKFGEIFDWHAHDHEDEAFLVLRGRIAIDFRDGPVELGEGDFIVVPRGVEHRPRSLTAEPVVLMFEPSRTLNTGNAKSDLTVTDLKRL, via the coding sequence GTGCCCCCGCGCAAGATAAACCTCGTCGAGGCGGCGGACGCGAAGATCAAGAAGGTCTTCGATCCGCATATCGCCGGCGACGTCAATGACAGCCAGGCGAAGGTTGCCAAGTTCGGCGAGATTTTCGACTGGCATGCGCATGATCATGAGGACGAAGCTTTCCTCGTGCTGCGCGGTCGCATTGCTATCGATTTCCGCGACGGGCCGGTCGAGCTTGGCGAGGGCGATTTCATCGTCGTGCCGCGCGGTGTCGAGCACCGGCCGCGTTCGCTCACCGCCGAGCCTGTGGTGCTGATGTTCGAGCCGTCGAGGACGCTCAACACCGGCAACGCCAAGAGCGATCTCACCGTCACCGATCTGAAGCGGCTCTGA
- the sucC gene encoding ADP-forming succinate--CoA ligase subunit beta, translating to MNIHEYQGKALLKSFGAPVAEGVPVFKASEAEAAAKALPGPLYVVKSQIHAGGRGKGKFKELSPDAKGGVRLAKSVADVVANANEMLGHTLVTKQTGPAGKQVNRLYIEDGADIERELYLSILVDRSVGRIAFVVSTEGGMDIEAVAHDTPEKIITVAIDPEKGVTSADLKALNGALKLDGDAAKDGDTLFPILYKAFVEKDMSLLEVNPLIVMKNGRLRVLDAKVSFDNNALFRHPDVLELRDTTEEDEKEIEASKYDLAYVALDGNIGCMVNGAGLAMATMDIIKLYGAEPANFLDVGGGASKEKVTAAFKIITKDPAVKGILINIFGGIMKCDIIAEGVIAAVKEVGLKVPLVVRLEGTNAELGKKIINDSGLNVVSADDLDDAAKKIVAAVKG from the coding sequence ATGAACATCCATGAATATCAGGGCAAGGCGCTGCTGAAGAGCTTTGGCGCGCCGGTGGCCGAAGGTGTGCCGGTGTTCAAGGCAAGCGAGGCGGAAGCCGCCGCCAAGGCGCTGCCCGGCCCGCTCTATGTGGTGAAGAGCCAGATCCATGCCGGCGGCCGCGGCAAGGGCAAGTTCAAGGAACTGTCGCCCGACGCCAAGGGTGGCGTGCGGCTGGCCAAGTCGGTCGCCGACGTCGTCGCCAACGCCAACGAGATGCTCGGTCACACGCTGGTGACCAAGCAGACCGGCCCGGCCGGCAAGCAGGTCAACCGCCTCTATATCGAGGACGGCGCCGACATCGAGCGCGAGCTCTATCTGTCGATCCTGGTCGACCGCTCGGTCGGCCGTATCGCCTTCGTCGTCTCGACCGAAGGCGGCATGGACATCGAGGCGGTCGCCCACGACACGCCGGAAAAGATCATCACCGTCGCCATCGACCCGGAAAAGGGCGTCACATCAGCCGATCTGAAGGCGCTCAACGGCGCGTTGAAGCTCGACGGCGACGCGGCCAAGGACGGCGATACGCTGTTCCCGATCCTCTACAAGGCCTTTGTCGAGAAGGACATGAGCCTGCTCGAGGTCAATCCGCTGATCGTCATGAAGAACGGCCGGCTGCGCGTGCTCGACGCCAAGGTGTCGTTCGACAACAACGCGCTGTTCCGCCACCCGGACGTGCTCGAACTGCGCGACACCACCGAAGAGGACGAGAAGGAGATCGAGGCGTCGAAATACGACCTCGCCTATGTCGCGCTCGACGGCAATATCGGCTGCATGGTCAACGGCGCCGGCCTTGCCATGGCGACGATGGACATCATCAAGCTCTATGGTGCCGAGCCCGCCAACTTCCTCGATGTCGGCGGCGGCGCGTCGAAGGAGAAGGTGACGGCGGCGTTCAAGATCATCACCAAGGATCCGGCCGTCAAAGGCATACTGATCAACATCTTCGGCGGCATCATGAAGTGCGACATCATCGCCGAGGGCGTCATCGCCGCGGTCAAGGAAGTCGGCCTGAAAGTGCCGCTGGTGGTGCGCCTCGAAGGCACCAATGCCGAGCTTGGCAAGAAGATCATCAACGACAGCGGCCTCAACGTCGTGTCGGCCGATGATCTCGACGACGCGGCCAAGAAGATCGTGGCGGCGGTGAAGGGCTGA
- the mdh gene encoding malate dehydrogenase, whose protein sequence is MARNKIALIGSGMIGGTLAHMIGLKDLGDVVLFDIAEGIPQGKGLDIAQSSPVDGFDSRLTGVNDYAGIEGADVCIVTAGVPRKPGMSRDDLLGINLKVMEQVGAGLKKYAPKAFVICITNPLDAMVWALQKFSGLPKTHVVGMAGVLDSARFRYFLAEEFKVSVEDVTAFVLGGHGDSMVPMIRYSTVSGIPLPDLVKMGWTSKEKLDQIVQRTRDGGAEIVGLLKTGSAYYAPAASAIQMAEAYLKDKKRVLPCAAHLSGQYGVKGTYVGVPVVIGAGGVERIIEIDLNKSEQKMFDSSVATVQGLTEACVKIAPQLASK, encoded by the coding sequence ATGGCACGCAACAAGATAGCGCTTATCGGCTCGGGCATGATCGGCGGCACGCTGGCCCACATGATCGGCCTCAAGGACCTCGGCGACGTGGTTCTGTTCGATATCGCCGAGGGTATTCCGCAAGGCAAGGGGCTCGATATCGCGCAGTCGTCGCCGGTCGATGGTTTCGACTCGCGGCTGACCGGTGTCAATGACTATGCCGGCATCGAGGGTGCCGATGTCTGCATCGTCACCGCCGGCGTGCCGCGCAAGCCGGGCATGAGCCGCGACGACCTGCTCGGCATCAATCTCAAGGTCATGGAACAGGTCGGCGCCGGTTTGAAGAAGTATGCGCCAAAGGCCTTCGTCATCTGCATCACCAATCCGCTCGATGCCATGGTGTGGGCGCTGCAGAAGTTTTCCGGCCTGCCCAAGACCCATGTCGTCGGCATGGCTGGCGTGCTCGACAGCGCGCGCTTCCGTTATTTCTTGGCCGAGGAATTCAAGGTTTCGGTCGAGGACGTCACCGCCTTCGTGCTTGGCGGCCACGGCGATTCCATGGTGCCGATGATCCGCTATTCCACGGTCTCGGGCATTCCGTTGCCCGACCTCGTCAAGATGGGCTGGACCTCGAAGGAAAAGCTCGACCAGATCGTGCAGCGCACCCGTGACGGCGGCGCCGAGATCGTCGGCCTGCTCAAGACCGGCTCGGCCTATTACGCGCCGGCCGCGTCGGCGATCCAGATGGCCGAAGCCTATCTCAAGGACAAGAAGCGCGTGCTGCCCTGTGCCGCCCACCTCTCCGGCCAGTATGGCGTCAAGGGCACCTATGTCGGCGTTCCCGTGGTGATCGGCGCCGGCGGTGTCGAGCGCATCATCGAGATCGACCTCAACAAGAGCGAACAGAAGATGTTCGACAGCTCTGTGGCGACCGTGCAGGGCCTGACCGAGGCCTGCGTCAAGATCGCGCCGCAGCTCGCCTCGAAGTAA
- a CDS encoding GNAT family N-acetyltransferase — protein MPVAEDVFDEPVRPDRLAAYLRQPGHFMIVALADSLIVGQCAAVIHRHPDKLSELYIDEVGVSPAFQRQGIARKMLDAMFAIGREHGCEEAWVGTEPDNLAARALYESRDSVAEPFVMYVYRL, from the coding sequence ATGCCGGTTGCCGAGGATGTGTTCGACGAGCCGGTCAGGCCAGATCGATTGGCAGCCTATCTCAGGCAACCAGGCCATTTCATGATCGTGGCCTTGGCTGACAGCCTGATTGTCGGACAATGCGCGGCGGTGATCCACCGCCATCCCGACAAGCTCAGCGAACTCTACATCGACGAGGTCGGCGTATCGCCCGCATTCCAGCGCCAGGGCATTGCGCGAAAGATGCTCGACGCGATGTTCGCGATCGGCAGGGAGCATGGCTGCGAAGAGGCCTGGGTCGGCACTGAGCCAGATAATCTCGCGGCCCGAGCGCTCTACGAATCGCGCGATTCAGTGGCCGAGCCGTTCGTGATGTACGTTTACAGGCTCTAG
- the zapE gene encoding cell division protein ZapE, whose translation MHLRDGLQTHATVRQRYDHLVETGAVERDLAQERIAAALDRLTDEISAKRLAHKSSALGWLFARKRETRDIVRGLYIHGGVGRGKTMLMDMFFELLPVRRKRRVHFNDFMADVQDRIQKHRQARKNGDAKEDDPIPPVAKALAEQAWVLCFDEFSVTDIADAMILSRLFSALFANGVVLVATSNVAPENLYRDGLNRQLFLPFIGILERHTHILSLDSDKDYRLEKLARTPVYVTPADDAADRALGEAWRTMTRGAPTAATSLTLKGRQVAVPAAAGDAARFSFADLCEKPLGARDFLAIAGRFSTVFIDHVPVLGEGKRNEAKRFILLIDTLYDHHVRLVVSAEAAPQELYVAKRGVEVFEFERTASRLIEMQSRDWLEDWVERRKAKDPANRFEGLHGEPPTAIG comes from the coding sequence ATGCATCTGCGTGACGGCCTCCAGACCCATGCGACCGTCAGGCAGCGCTACGACCATCTGGTGGAAACCGGCGCGGTCGAACGCGACTTGGCACAGGAACGCATCGCCGCCGCGCTCGACCGGCTGACCGATGAAATCTCGGCCAAGCGGCTGGCGCACAAATCGAGTGCGCTGGGCTGGCTGTTTGCCCGCAAGCGCGAGACGCGGGACATCGTCAGGGGTCTCTACATCCATGGCGGCGTCGGTCGCGGCAAGACCATGCTGATGGACATGTTCTTCGAGCTGCTGCCGGTCCGGCGCAAGCGCCGCGTCCATTTCAACGACTTCATGGCCGATGTGCAGGACCGTATCCAGAAGCACCGGCAAGCGCGCAAGAATGGCGACGCCAAGGAAGATGACCCGATCCCGCCGGTGGCCAAGGCACTGGCCGAACAGGCCTGGGTGCTGTGCTTCGACGAATTCTCGGTCACCGACATCGCCGACGCGATGATCCTGTCCAGGCTGTTTTCGGCGCTGTTCGCCAATGGCGTCGTGCTGGTCGCCACCTCGAACGTGGCGCCGGAAAATCTCTACCGCGACGGGCTCAACCGCCAGCTGTTCCTGCCGTTCATAGGCATCCTGGAACGGCACACCCACATTCTGTCGCTCGACAGCGACAAGGATTACCGGCTGGAAAAGCTCGCCCGCACGCCGGTCTATGTCACGCCGGCCGACGACGCGGCCGACCGGGCGCTCGGTGAGGCCTGGCGGACGATGACGCGCGGCGCGCCGACGGCCGCGACCTCGCTGACCCTGAAGGGCCGGCAAGTGGCGGTGCCGGCCGCCGCCGGCGACGCGGCGCGGTTTTCCTTCGCCGATCTCTGCGAAAAACCGCTCGGCGCACGGGATTTCCTGGCCATTGCGGGGCGCTTCTCGACTGTCTTCATCGATCACGTCCCGGTGTTGGGCGAAGGCAAACGCAATGAGGCCAAGCGTTTCATCCTGTTGATCGACACGCTCTACGACCACCATGTGCGCCTGGTGGTGAGCGCCGAGGCCGCGCCGCAGGAGCTGTATGTCGCCAAGCGCGGCGTCGAGGTGTTCGAGTTCGAACGCACGGCATCGCGATTGATCGAGATGCAGAGCCGCGACTGGCTGGAAGACTGGGTGGAGCGGCGGAAGGCGAAGGATCCGGCGAACAGGTTCGAAGGTCTGCACGGTGAGCCCCCTACCGCTATCGGCTGA
- a CDS encoding protease inhibitor Inh/omp19 family protein: protein MNFSKSGLVAVSLAALVASGCSTTRFSSMDDQQPAPLQPAPAGQVTSNQLPPPAAPGTTDPSKFPTAPANTQVASLPPDGAAPAGASDLNAAAVAGVWNASVSGQSCKIATPQTKFGAGFRAGPLHCPAPIDGIKSWNVAGKQLTLYDENGGSLARLYSSGGSKFDGQTSNGQPISLTR, encoded by the coding sequence ATGAATTTTTCGAAAAGCGGTCTGGTGGCCGTATCGCTGGCTGCGCTCGTTGCGAGTGGCTGCTCGACCACACGCTTCTCGTCGATGGACGACCAGCAGCCGGCGCCGCTGCAGCCGGCGCCGGCCGGCCAGGTGACCTCCAACCAGCTGCCGCCGCCGGCCGCGCCCGGAACCACCGACCCGTCGAAATTCCCGACCGCACCGGCAAACACGCAGGTTGCGTCCTTGCCGCCTGACGGCGCGGCGCCCGCCGGCGCCTCGGATCTCAACGCGGCAGCCGTCGCTGGCGTCTGGAACGCCAGCGTTTCCGGCCAGAGCTGCAAGATCGCGACGCCGCAGACCAAGTTCGGCGCCGGCTTCCGCGCCGGGCCGCTGCATTGCCCGGCACCGATCGACGGCATCAAATCGTGGAACGTCGCCGGCAAGCAGCTGACGCTTTACGATGAGAATGGCGGCTCGCTGGCGCGGCTCTATTCCTCGGGCGGCTCGAAATTCGATGGCCAGACTTCCAACGGTCAGCCGATATCGCTTACAAGATAG
- a CDS encoding MBL fold metallo-hydrolase, which yields MAARKKAANRYYSGPPSDHFDGTLFFNPGGQMPGRFTDLLKWQFNGQRAKWPATSPSLFPQVKPAARVDGSDLIVTMVGHSTLLIQTAGLNILTDPVWSQRTSPFSFAGPKRVNPPGIAFDDLPPIDLVLVSHNHYDHLDLATLKRLREKHDPLVVTPLGNDVLIGEAVPDMRLSAYDWGDRVDVGNGVFVHIEPAHHWSARGARDRRMALWAGFVIETPGGKLYFAGDTGFHDGVNYRLMAEKHGGFRFAILPIGAYEPRWFMAPQHQNPEEAVQGMKLCNAAFAAGCHWGTFQLTDEPMDEPVRKLAEAMDAEGMPQEHFRALQPGEIWDVPQIEHG from the coding sequence TTGGCCGCGAGAAAGAAAGCCGCCAACCGCTATTACAGCGGTCCGCCCAGCGACCATTTCGATGGCACCTTGTTTTTCAATCCCGGCGGCCAGATGCCCGGCCGCTTCACCGATCTGCTGAAATGGCAGTTCAACGGCCAGCGCGCGAAATGGCCGGCGACCAGTCCGAGCCTCTTTCCGCAGGTAAAGCCAGCCGCGCGGGTAGACGGCTCTGATCTGATCGTGACCATGGTCGGCCACTCCACGCTGCTGATCCAGACCGCCGGGCTGAACATCCTCACCGATCCGGTCTGGTCGCAACGCACCTCGCCGTTTTCCTTCGCCGGGCCAAAACGCGTCAATCCGCCAGGCATCGCCTTCGACGACCTGCCGCCGATCGACCTCGTTCTGGTCAGCCACAACCATTACGACCATCTCGACCTCGCCACGCTGAAGCGGCTCAGGGAAAAACATGATCCGCTGGTGGTGACGCCGCTCGGCAACGATGTGCTGATCGGTGAGGCGGTTCCTGATATGCGGCTGTCGGCGTATGACTGGGGCGACAGGGTCGATGTAGGCAATGGCGTTTTCGTCCACATCGAGCCGGCGCATCACTGGTCGGCGCGCGGCGCCCGCGACCGCCGCATGGCGCTGTGGGCCGGCTTTGTCATCGAGACGCCGGGCGGCAAACTCTATTTCGCCGGCGATACCGGCTTCCACGATGGCGTCAACTACCGGCTGATGGCCGAGAAACATGGCGGCTTCCGCTTCGCCATCCTGCCGATCGGTGCTTACGAGCCGCGCTGGTTCATGGCGCCGCAGCACCAGAACCCGGAGGAGGCGGTGCAAGGCATGAAACTGTGCAACGCCGCCTTCGCTGCCGGCTGCCACTGGGGCACTTTTCAGCTCACCGACGAGCCGATGGACGAGCCGGTGCGGAAACTGGCCGAGGCGATGGACGCCGAAGGCATGCCTCAAGAGCACTTTCGCGCCTTGCAACCCGGCGAAATCTGGGACGTGCCGCAGATAGAGCATGGCTAA
- a CDS encoding DUF1328 family protein, giving the protein MIKWIIILLIVAAAASLLGMPALAGAAATGARILIGIVLVIFLLVVLGIFAVT; this is encoded by the coding sequence ATGATCAAATGGATCATCATCCTGCTCATCGTCGCCGCCGCGGCGAGCCTGCTCGGCATGCCGGCGCTGGCCGGAGCCGCCGCCACCGGCGCGCGCATTCTCATCGGCATCGTTCTCGTCATCTTCCTGCTGGTGGTGCTAGGCATCTTTGCCGTGACCTAA
- the dapF gene encoding diaminopimelate epimerase: MASTAPFAKMNGIGNEIIVADMRGRADQVTAAAALALNGDAATRFDQIMAIHDAKTAGTAYYVDILNSDGTSAQACGNGMRCVVQALAAETGQKTFTFETRAGILNAREHADGSISVDMGIPHFGWQEIPLAEEFRDTRMIELQIGPIDAPVLHSPSAVSMGNPHAIFWVDRDVWSYELERFGPLLENHPIFPERANITIAQVTSPETMIIRTWERGAGLTKACGSAACASVVAAARTRRTGRSVNLLTPGGGTLHVEWRDDDHVILTGAAEWEFSGSFDPSTGAWARDTESAA; the protein is encoded by the coding sequence ATGGCAAGCACTGCCCCTTTCGCCAAGATGAACGGCATCGGCAACGAGATCATCGTTGCCGATATGCGCGGCCGTGCCGATCAGGTAACGGCGGCCGCCGCCCTTGCGCTGAACGGAGATGCCGCGACCCGCTTCGACCAGATCATGGCGATCCATGATGCGAAGACAGCAGGCACCGCCTACTATGTCGACATCCTGAATTCCGACGGCACCAGTGCACAGGCCTGCGGCAACGGCATGCGCTGCGTCGTCCAGGCGCTCGCCGCCGAGACCGGGCAAAAGACCTTCACCTTCGAAACCCGCGCCGGCATTCTCAATGCCAGGGAACATGCCGATGGCTCGATCTCAGTCGACATGGGTATCCCACATTTCGGCTGGCAGGAGATTCCGCTGGCCGAAGAATTCCGCGACACCCGCATGATCGAATTGCAGATCGGCCCGATCGACGCGCCGGTGCTGCATTCGCCTTCCGCTGTCTCGATGGGCAATCCGCACGCCATCTTCTGGGTCGACCGCGACGTCTGGTCCTACGAACTCGAACGCTTCGGCCCGCTGCTCGAAAACCACCCGATCTTTCCCGAGCGCGCCAACATCACCATCGCCCAGGTGACCTCGCCCGAAACCATGATCATCCGCACCTGGGAGCGCGGCGCCGGCCTGACCAAGGCCTGCGGCTCAGCCGCTTGCGCATCCGTGGTCGCCGCGGCCCGCACCAGGCGCACCGGCCGCAGCGTCAACCTTTTGACCCCCGGCGGCGGCACGCTGCATGTCGAATGGCGCGACGATGACCACGTCATCCTGACGGGTGCGGCCGAATGGGAATTTTCCGGCAGTTTCGATCCCTCGACCGGCGCCTGGGCCCGCGACACCGAAAGCGCGGCCTGA
- the mtaB gene encoding tRNA (N(6)-L-threonylcarbamoyladenosine(37)-C(2))-methylthiotransferase MtaB, whose translation MSVALSKSPDVDGSLSDAPSRIDVVTFGCRLNTYESEVMRREAESAGLGALQGGAVIFNTCAVTGEAVRQARQAIRKARRDNPQARIIVTGCAAQTEPEKFATMDEVDLVLGNEEKLKAHSYRALPDFGVNDTEKARVNDIFSVRETASHMVDAIEGRARAFVQVQNGCDHRCTFCIIPYGRGNSRSVPMGAVVEQVKRLAGNGYAEIVLTGVDMTSFGADLPGAPKLGRLVKTILKQVPDVKRLRLSSIDSIEADEDLLDAIATEPRLMPHLHLSLQSGDDMILKRMKRRHLRDQSIRFCEDVRKLRPAIVFGADIIAGFPTETDDMFENSLKIVEECGLTHLHVFPFSPREGTPAARMPQVRREVVKQRAARLRAAGEAAYRRHLSSLPGTRQSILIERDGLGRTEGFTLAALGTGAPGEIVEATITGHDGIRLTAAPLAARAA comes from the coding sequence ATGTCGGTTGCTCTGTCCAAGAGCCCTGATGTCGACGGCTCCCTTTCCGATGCCCCCAGCCGCATTGACGTGGTGACCTTCGGCTGCCGGCTGAACACCTATGAATCTGAAGTGATGCGGCGCGAGGCCGAAAGTGCCGGTCTCGGCGCGCTGCAAGGTGGCGCCGTGATCTTCAACACCTGCGCCGTCACCGGCGAGGCGGTGCGCCAGGCCAGGCAGGCGATCCGCAAGGCGCGCCGTGACAATCCGCAGGCGCGCATCATCGTCACCGGCTGCGCCGCCCAGACCGAGCCTGAAAAATTCGCCACCATGGACGAGGTCGATCTCGTCCTTGGCAATGAAGAGAAGCTTAAGGCGCATTCGTACCGCGCGCTGCCGGATTTCGGCGTCAACGACACCGAGAAGGCCCGCGTCAACGACATTTTTTCGGTGCGCGAGACGGCCTCTCACATGGTCGACGCCATCGAGGGCCGGGCCCGCGCCTTCGTCCAGGTGCAGAATGGCTGCGACCATCGCTGCACTTTCTGCATCATCCCTTACGGCCGCGGCAATTCGCGCTCGGTGCCGATGGGCGCCGTGGTCGAGCAGGTCAAGCGGCTGGCCGGCAACGGCTACGCCGAGATCGTGCTGACCGGCGTCGACATGACCAGCTTCGGCGCCGATCTGCCGGGGGCGCCCAAGCTCGGCCGACTGGTCAAGACCATTCTGAAACAGGTGCCCGACGTGAAGCGCCTGCGGCTATCCTCGATCGATTCGATCGAGGCCGACGAGGATTTGCTCGACGCCATCGCCACCGAACCCAGGCTGATGCCGCACCTGCATCTGTCGCTGCAATCCGGTGACGACATGATCTTGAAGCGCATGAAACGCCGCCATCTGCGCGACCAGTCGATCCGCTTCTGCGAGGACGTGCGCAAATTGCGCCCTGCAATCGTCTTCGGCGCCGACATCATCGCCGGTTTCCCGACCGAGACCGACGACATGTTCGAGAACTCGCTAAAAATCGTCGAGGAATGCGGCCTGACCCACCTCCACGTCTTCCCGTTTTCACCGCGCGAAGGCACGCCCGCCGCGCGCATGCCGCAGGTCCGCCGCGAGGTGGTCAAGCAGCGCGCTGCCCGGCTGCGCGCCGCCGGCGAAGCCGCGTATCGGCGCCATCTGTCCTCGCTGCCCGGAACGCGCCAGTCGATCCTGATCGAGCGCGATGGGCTTGGCCGCACCGAAGGTTTCACGCTCGCCGCGCTCGGCACGGGCGCGCCGGGCGAGATCGTCGAAGCGACAATTACTGGCCACGATGGTATCAGGCTGACCGCAGCCCCGCTTGCCGCACGCGCCGCCTGA
- a CDS encoding pyridoxamine 5'-phosphate oxidase family protein, with the protein MDFITTREELRTIYKTPRPTDGSIRKELKALDGHCRSFIGKSPFVLIGSSDGEGNADVTPKGDKPGFAAILDDRTIAIPDRPGNNRLDTLENILRNPSVGLLFLIPGMNETLRVNGDARITVDAGLRERLAVDGKEPQSVVVVTVKAAYMHCAKAFMRSDLWKPDTWYDRATLPTLGQILRDQLALADSVEATDRWLDDDYKQTMW; encoded by the coding sequence ATGGACTTCATCACCACGCGCGAGGAATTGCGGACGATCTACAAGACGCCCCGGCCCACCGACGGTTCGATCCGCAAGGAATTGAAGGCGCTTGACGGCCATTGCCGCTCCTTCATCGGCAAGAGCCCCTTCGTGCTGATCGGCTCATCAGACGGCGAAGGCAATGCCGACGTGACGCCTAAAGGCGACAAGCCCGGTTTCGCCGCCATTCTCGACGACAGGACCATCGCCATCCCCGACCGGCCCGGCAACAACCGGCTGGATACGCTGGAGAACATCCTGCGCAATCCTTCGGTCGGGCTGCTCTTCCTGATCCCCGGCATGAACGAGACGCTGCGCGTCAACGGCGATGCCCGCATCACCGTCGACGCCGGTTTGCGCGAGCGCCTCGCCGTCGACGGCAAGGAGCCGCAGAGCGTCGTCGTGGTTACGGTCAAGGCCGCCTACATGCATTGCGCCAAGGCCTTCATGCGCTCCGATCTGTGGAAGCCGGACACCTGGTACGACCGCGCGACGCTGCCGACACTCGGCCAGATCCTGCGCGACCAACTGGCGCTCGCCGATTCCGTCGAGGCGACCGATCGCTGGCTCGACGACGATTACAAGCAGACCATGTGGTAG